The following coding sequences are from one Streptomyces sp. NBC_01294 window:
- a CDS encoding VOC family protein — protein MARDPAATQAFYGAVLGWRFGPARLGDGFTVGFSDGIPVAGVGALPAAFTLPVAWTPYFAVDDAGVAAARILERSGTVAVGPLSFGTGRAALAADVDGAVFGIWQGDAIPDWGMGREAAPAWLELRTRNAFEAAIFYGEVLEWACEHAGCCEVAYVEENDHILLRHAGRTVARLRGGALAAAPDPHVRPRWHAHFRVPDLETAVKTAVGLGGGTLSGAGPDPLTREITLRDPDGALFGIVGPAGPGRL, from the coding sequence ATGGCCCGCGACCCCGCCGCGACGCAGGCTTTCTACGGTGCGGTCCTCGGCTGGAGGTTCGGGCCCGCCCGGCTCGGGGACGGGTTCACCGTCGGCTTCAGCGACGGGATCCCGGTGGCCGGCGTCGGCGCCCTGCCCGCAGCCTTCACCCTCCCCGTCGCCTGGACCCCGTACTTCGCCGTGGACGACGCCGGCGTCGCGGCGGCGCGCATCCTGGAACGCAGCGGAACCGTCGCGGTCGGCCCCCTGTCCTTCGGCACCGGACGGGCCGCGCTGGCCGCCGACGTCGACGGGGCCGTCTTCGGGATCTGGCAGGGCGACGCCATCCCCGACTGGGGTATGGGCCGGGAAGCCGCTCCGGCCTGGCTCGAACTGCGCACCAGGAACGCCTTCGAGGCAGCGATCTTCTACGGCGAGGTCCTGGAGTGGGCCTGCGAGCACGCCGGCTGCTGCGAGGTCGCCTACGTGGAGGAGAACGACCACATCCTGCTCCGCCACGCGGGCCGGACCGTGGCCCGCCTGCGCGGCGGCGCGCTCGCCGCGGCGCCCGACCCGCACGTCCGCCCCCGCTGGCACGCGCACTTCCGGGTCCCCGACCTCGAAACCGCGGTCAAGACGGCCGTCGGACTCGGCGGCGGCACCCTCTCCGGTGCGGGCCCGGACCCCCTCACCCGGGAGATCACCCTGCGGGACCCCGACGGCGCGCTGTTCGGCATCGTCGGCCCGGCCGGTCCCGGCCGGCTCTGA
- the qcrB gene encoding cytochrome bc1 complex cytochrome b subunit: MPVPGPKREARPKNGARRAVVVRGAEALDARLPLAETARAVVRKVFPDHWSFLLGELALYSFVVLLLTGVYLALFFDPSMQETAYQGSYAPLRGVLMSQAYRSTLEISFDVRGGLLIRQIHHWAALLFLAAIGAHLLRVFLTGAFRRPREVNWLVGVTLFLLSLLEGFAGYSLPDDLLSGTGLRIAQGIMLSVPVVGTYLSFFAFGGQYPGDDIVSRLYPVHILLVPGLLLGLITVHILLVFALKHTQWPGPGRSGRNVVGLPFFPQYVAKSAGLFFTLFGLLAALGAVAQINPIWNYGPYRADVVSTGAQPDWYIGFLEGALRLMPGVETRLWGHTIMWNPLVTAVLLPGVLFMALYAYPFFERWITGAPGERHLCDRPRDRPVRTALGTAALSCYAVLLLAGAQDILAFVFDLSQQALTWTLRIGFLAVPAAVFWLTRRLCLALQSGERRLLTEGEATGLVRQGADGGFRPEHRALAPGERYAVLARERPRPLTPTDGADGADGADGADGADGADGADGADGVGGTGLGRLRALVARTRWALSGWYYGDRIPYPTTAEQRRKIAETTAGPDAKRPPEDG, translated from the coding sequence ATGCCCGTGCCGGGTCCGAAGCGGGAAGCGCGGCCGAAGAACGGGGCACGGCGTGCGGTGGTGGTCCGCGGGGCCGAGGCACTGGACGCGCGGCTTCCGCTGGCGGAGACGGCCCGCGCGGTCGTGCGCAAGGTCTTCCCCGACCACTGGTCGTTCCTCCTTGGCGAGCTGGCGCTCTACAGCTTCGTCGTCCTGCTGCTGACCGGCGTGTACCTCGCCCTCTTCTTCGACCCGTCGATGCAGGAGACCGCCTACCAGGGCTCCTACGCGCCCCTGCGCGGCGTGCTCATGTCGCAGGCCTACCGCTCCACCCTGGAGATCAGCTTCGACGTGCGCGGCGGACTGCTCATCCGTCAGATCCACCACTGGGCGGCGCTGCTCTTCCTGGCCGCCATCGGTGCACACCTGCTGCGGGTGTTCCTCACCGGCGCCTTCCGCCGCCCCCGCGAAGTCAACTGGCTGGTGGGCGTGACACTGTTCCTGCTGTCCCTGCTGGAGGGCTTCGCCGGGTACTCGCTCCCCGACGACCTGCTGTCGGGCACCGGGCTGCGGATCGCCCAGGGGATCATGCTGTCGGTCCCGGTCGTCGGCACGTACCTGAGCTTCTTCGCCTTCGGCGGCCAGTACCCCGGGGACGACATCGTGTCCCGGCTCTACCCCGTGCACATCCTGCTGGTCCCCGGCCTGCTGCTGGGCCTGATCACCGTGCACATCCTGCTCGTGTTCGCCTTGAAGCACACTCAATGGCCGGGACCCGGCCGCAGTGGCCGCAACGTCGTCGGCCTGCCGTTCTTCCCGCAGTACGTGGCCAAGTCCGCCGGGCTGTTCTTCACGCTCTTCGGGCTGCTCGCCGCCCTCGGCGCGGTCGCGCAGATCAACCCCATCTGGAACTACGGCCCCTACCGCGCCGACGTGGTCTCCACCGGAGCCCAGCCCGACTGGTACATCGGGTTCCTCGAAGGGGCCCTGCGCCTGATGCCCGGCGTGGAGACGCGCCTGTGGGGGCACACGATCATGTGGAATCCCCTGGTGACGGCCGTGCTTCTGCCGGGCGTGCTGTTCATGGCCCTCTACGCCTACCCCTTCTTCGAACGCTGGATCACCGGCGCGCCGGGGGAGCGCCACCTGTGCGACCGCCCGCGGGACCGGCCCGTCCGCACGGCGCTGGGCACGGCGGCCCTCTCCTGCTACGCGGTGCTGCTCCTCGCCGGGGCCCAGGACATCCTCGCCTTCGTCTTCGACCTGTCCCAGCAGGCGCTGACCTGGACCCTGCGCATCGGGTTCCTCGCGGTGCCGGCGGCCGTCTTCTGGCTCACCCGGCGGCTGTGCCTGGCGCTCCAGTCGGGCGAGCGCCGCCTGCTGACCGAGGGGGAGGCGACCGGTCTGGTGCGCCAGGGCGCCGACGGCGGCTTCCGGCCCGAGCACCGGGCCCTCGCGCCCGGCGAGCGGTACGCCGTCCTCGCGCGGGAGCGGCCCCGGCCGCTGACGCCCACCGACGGTGCGGACGGTGCGGACGGTGCGGACGGCGCGGACGGCGCGGACGGCGCGGACGGCGCGGACGGCGCGGACGGCGTGGGCGGGACCGGGCTCGGGCGGCTGCGGGCGCTGGTCGCCAGGACGCGGTGGGCCCTCAGCGGCTGGTACTACGGGGACCGCATCCCCTACCCCACGACCGCCGAGCAGCGCCGGAAGATCGCCGAGACCACCGCGGGCCCGGACGCGAAGCGGCCCCCGGAGGACGGGTGA
- a CDS encoding amidinotransferase: MPGPAAAGQQQDTAEPSGSPIGSHNEWDPLEEVIVGRLDGATIPGSHPVVSCNIPPWAARLQGLSAGFRYPRRLIEPAQRELDAFIALLKSFDVTVRQPDAVDHRQRFATPEWSSRGFGNTCPRDSMLVIGDEIIETPMAWPCRYFETHSYREILKDYFRRGARWTAAPKPELTDALFDPDFRIPGADEPMRYILTEFEPVFDAADFVRAGRDLFVTRSNVTNRMGIEWLRRHLGPGYRIHEIESRCRTPMHIDTTFLLLAPGKVLVNPEYIDVDHLPDVLDSWDVLVAPEPDPIDGRLLKVTSMCGKWLSLNILMLDEKRVIAERHHTAMLRALEQWGFEPISCDLLHYAPFEGSFHCATLDVRRRGTLESYFP; encoded by the coding sequence ATGCCGGGCCCGGCGGCGGCCGGGCAGCAGCAGGACACCGCCGAACCCTCCGGTTCGCCGATCGGTTCCCACAACGAATGGGACCCGCTGGAGGAGGTCATCGTCGGGCGCCTCGACGGCGCGACGATCCCGGGCAGCCATCCCGTCGTGTCCTGCAACATCCCCCCGTGGGCGGCGCGGTTGCAGGGACTGTCGGCCGGATTCAGATATCCGCGCAGGCTGATCGAGCCGGCGCAGCGCGAACTCGACGCGTTCATCGCCCTCCTGAAATCCTTCGACGTGACGGTCAGGCAGCCGGACGCGGTCGACCACAGGCAGCGCTTCGCCACTCCCGAATGGTCGTCGCGGGGATTCGGGAACACCTGCCCGCGCGACAGCATGCTCGTCATCGGCGACGAGATCATCGAGACGCCGATGGCATGGCCGTGCCGCTATTTCGAGACCCACTCCTATCGTGAGATCCTCAAGGATTATTTCCGGCGCGGCGCGCGCTGGACGGCGGCGCCCAAGCCCGAACTCACCGACGCGCTGTTCGATCCGGATTTCCGCATCCCCGGCGCCGACGAGCCCATGCGCTACATTCTCACCGAATTCGAGCCGGTCTTCGACGCGGCCGATTTCGTGCGCGCGGGACGCGATCTTTTCGTCACGCGGAGCAATGTCACCAATCGCATGGGCATCGAGTGGCTGCGCCGCCACCTCGGACCCGGTTACCGCATCCACGAGATCGAGAGCCGCTGCCGCACGCCCATGCACATCGACACGACGTTCCTGCTGCTCGCGCCCGGAAAGGTACTGGTCAACCCCGAATACATCGACGTCGACCACCTGCCCGACGTCCTGGACTCCTGGGACGTCCTCGTCGCCCCCGAGCCCGACCCGATCGACGGCCGCCTGCTCAAAGTAACCTCGATGTGCGGCAAGTGGCTCAGCCTGAACATTCTCATGCTCGACGAAAAACGGGTCATCGCGGAGCGGCACCACACCGCCATGCTGCGCGCGCTCGAACAATGGGGTTTCGAGCCGATCTCGTGTGACCTGCTCCACTACGCACCGTTCGAGGGATCATTCCACTGCGCGACGCTCGATGTCAGGCGCCGAGGCACGCTCGAATCGTATTTCCCGTGA
- a CDS encoding ParB/RepB/Spo0J family partition protein encodes MESAESSTRSEFDLKNFEKLPARDVPVHALSAGVSLRQDGTDAAHIQLLIDAAGSAELPPILVQIDGYRVIDGLHRLEAARLRGDDIIKARFLDCSNSEALVIAMKANGSHGLPLSKPDRVSGAQRVLGSHPDWSDRAIAGITGLSAKTIASLRDRSGDGTPLDGKRIGRDGRRRPVDAGEGRRRAAEYITAHPNAPLRQVARETDVSLGTVHDVSARLRRGDSPERDGRQSAVVQPQPIRPVQSVPYMQPVQPIQSVQSVQSLQSMQGLEQDDEAATHGATAPGGATRAPLRVAPSADAAPAQRRNHTEAPPAWATVAAKMATDPAIRYTAGGRGFLRWMQLHATDPDEDWRELVDAVPAHWVGVIAPIAERIGRDWSLLAEQLKSKQEMVQ; translated from the coding sequence ATGGAGAGCGCCGAATCATCGACCCGCAGCGAATTCGATCTCAAGAATTTCGAGAAACTGCCGGCACGCGATGTCCCCGTCCACGCACTGTCGGCGGGGGTTTCCCTCCGTCAGGACGGAACGGACGCCGCTCACATCCAGCTCCTCATCGACGCGGCGGGTTCGGCGGAATTGCCGCCCATCCTCGTCCAGATCGACGGCTACCGCGTCATCGACGGGCTGCACCGGCTGGAGGCCGCCCGGCTCCGGGGCGACGACATCATCAAGGCGCGCTTCCTCGACTGCTCGAACTCCGAGGCGCTCGTCATCGCCATGAAGGCGAACGGCTCGCACGGACTGCCGCTGTCGAAGCCCGACCGCGTGTCGGGGGCGCAGCGCGTCCTGGGTTCCCACCCCGACTGGTCCGACCGCGCCATCGCCGGGATCACCGGGCTGAGCGCGAAGACCATCGCGTCGCTGCGCGACCGGTCGGGGGACGGAACCCCGCTCGACGGCAAGCGGATCGGCCGGGACGGACGGCGGCGTCCGGTGGACGCGGGCGAGGGCAGGCGGCGCGCCGCCGAGTACATCACCGCCCATCCCAACGCCCCGCTGCGTCAGGTCGCCAGGGAGACCGACGTGTCGCTCGGCACGGTCCACGACGTGAGCGCGCGGCTGCGGCGCGGCGACAGCCCCGAGCGGGACGGGCGCCAGAGCGCCGTCGTGCAGCCGCAGCCCATCCGGCCCGTGCAGTCCGTGCCGTACATGCAGCCGGTCCAGCCCATCCAGTCGGTGCAGTCGGTGCAGTCCCTCCAGTCCATGCAGGGACTGGAGCAGGACGACGAGGCGGCGACGCACGGCGCGACGGCTCCGGGCGGTGCCACCCGTGCGCCGCTCCGGGTGGCACCGAGCGCCGACGCTGCGCCGGCGCAGCGCAGGAACCACACCGAGGCGCCGCCCGCGTGGGCGACGGTCGCGGCCAAGATGGCCACCGACCCCGCCATCCGCTACACCGCGGGCGGCAGGGGGTTCCTGCGCTGGATGCAGCTGCACGCCACCGACCCCGACGAGGACTGGCGCGAGCTCGTCGACGCCGTCCCCGCCCACTGGGTCGGCGTCATCGCCCCGATCGCCGAGCGGATCGGCAGGGATTGGAGCCTCCTCGCCGAGCAGCTCAAGTCCAAGCAGGAAATGGTGCAGTGA
- the ctaF gene encoding aa3-type cytochrome oxidase subunit IV, whose translation MKGEAWLFTGTALFFAATTLVYGRLARDPAGVAALGVSFVMAGLVAAYLWRQYRRDGARPEDRPEAEIGEAAGRRAFFPARSYFPVLAAAGTALVGLGVVQGLWLCLIGFGVLLPGVLGFAFQNLGHED comes from the coding sequence GTGAAGGGTGAGGCCTGGCTCTTCACCGGCACGGCCCTGTTCTTCGCGGCGACCACCCTCGTCTACGGCCGGCTCGCCCGGGATCCGGCGGGCGTCGCCGCGCTCGGCGTCTCCTTCGTCATGGCGGGCCTGGTCGCCGCCTACCTCTGGCGCCAGTACCGGCGGGACGGAGCGCGGCCCGAGGACCGCCCGGAGGCGGAGATCGGGGAGGCCGCCGGACGGCGGGCCTTCTTCCCCGCCCGCAGCTACTTTCCCGTCCTGGCGGCCGCGGGCACCGCGCTGGTCGGCCTCGGAGTGGTCCAGGGCCTGTGGCTGTGCCTGATCGGCTTCGGCGTCCTGCTGCCGGGGGTCCTGGGGTTCGCCTTCCAGAACCTCGGCCACGAGGACTAG
- a CDS encoding phospholipase, with protein MRRRRLAPALATAAATAAAVLALAPAARAAPEVPADKPLVLNRFTQTSAASYRAWADAREHRDAWAAYGFDWSTDHCTSSPDNPMGFPFAAACARHDFGYRNHRAAGQFPAAKARVDQAFHADLKRVCAQYSGTRRGSCDATAWTYYQAVRLLGIS; from the coding sequence ATGCGCCGTCGCCGCCTCGCCCCCGCTCTCGCCACTGCCGCCGCCACCGCCGCCGCGGTGCTCGCCCTCGCGCCCGCGGCCCGGGCCGCGCCGGAGGTCCCGGCCGACAAGCCGCTGGTGCTGAACCGCTTCACGCAGACCAGCGCCGCCAGCTACCGGGCGTGGGCCGATGCCCGCGAGCACCGGGACGCGTGGGCCGCGTACGGCTTCGACTGGTCGACGGACCACTGCACCTCCTCCCCGGACAACCCCATGGGCTTCCCCTTCGCGGCGGCCTGCGCCCGCCACGACTTCGGCTACCGCAACCACCGGGCGGCAGGGCAGTTTCCGGCCGCCAAGGCCCGGGTGGACCAGGCGTTCCACGCGGACCTGAAGAGGGTCTGCGCGCAGTACTCGGGCACCCGCAGGGGCTCGTGCGACGCCACCGCGTGGACCTACTACCAGGCCGTCAGACTCCTCGGAATTTCCTAG
- the ctaD gene encoding aa3-type cytochrome oxidase subunit I, producing the protein MTSVDRSPEETPPQERAGPASALRAGQGSAVLKWLSTTDHKVIGNLYLVTAFGFFLFAGVLAMVMRAELARPELQIVSNQQYNELFTIHATIMMLLFATPTFTGFANAIMPLQIGAPDVAFPRLNAFTYWVYLFGGLLVVSGFLTAHGAAAFGWFAYAPLNGAVFSPGTGPDLWAMGLAVSGLSTILGSVNFITTIICLRAPGMTLFRMPIFTWNVLFTSILALLAFPVLTAALLVLEADRKFGAHVFDPANGGALLWQHLFWFFGHPEVYIVALPFFGVVSEILPVFSRKPMFGYVSLIGATIAITGLSATVWAHHMFATGAVLLPFFALLSFLIAVPTGVKFFNWIGTMWKGSLSFETPMLWSIGFLVTFLLGGLTGVLVASPPLDFHLTDSYFVVAHLHYVLFGTIVFATFAGFYFWWPKLTGRMLDERLGRIHFWTLFIGFQTTFLVQHWLGEAGMPRRYANYLESDGFTLLNTVSTIGSFLLGLSTLPFLYNVWKTRRHGVRVTVDDPWGWGRSLEWATSCPPPRHNFHTLPRIRSESPAFDLHHPEVPREG; encoded by the coding sequence ATGACGTCGGTGGACCGTTCCCCCGAGGAGACACCACCGCAGGAGCGGGCCGGCCCGGCCAGCGCACTGCGGGCCGGCCAGGGCTCCGCCGTCCTGAAGTGGCTGTCGACCACCGACCACAAGGTGATCGGCAACCTCTACCTGGTGACGGCCTTCGGCTTCTTCCTCTTCGCCGGTGTGCTGGCGATGGTCATGCGGGCCGAACTAGCCCGCCCCGAGCTGCAGATCGTCTCGAACCAGCAGTACAACGAGCTGTTCACCATCCACGCCACGATCATGATGCTGCTGTTCGCGACCCCGACCTTCACCGGTTTCGCCAACGCGATCATGCCCCTGCAGATCGGCGCGCCCGACGTCGCCTTTCCCCGGCTGAACGCCTTCACCTACTGGGTGTACCTGTTCGGGGGCCTGCTGGTCGTCTCGGGATTCCTGACCGCGCACGGGGCGGCGGCCTTCGGGTGGTTCGCCTACGCGCCGCTGAACGGCGCCGTGTTCAGCCCGGGCACGGGCCCCGACCTGTGGGCCATGGGCCTGGCCGTCTCGGGGCTCAGCACGATCCTGGGCTCGGTCAACTTCATCACCACCATCATCTGCCTGCGCGCGCCGGGCATGACCTTGTTCCGCATGCCGATCTTCACGTGGAACGTTCTCTTCACGTCGATCCTGGCGCTGCTGGCCTTTCCCGTCCTCACGGCCGCGCTGCTGGTCCTGGAGGCCGACAGGAAGTTCGGTGCGCACGTCTTCGACCCCGCCAACGGCGGCGCCCTGCTGTGGCAGCACCTGTTCTGGTTCTTCGGCCATCCGGAGGTCTACATCGTGGCCCTGCCGTTCTTCGGCGTGGTCAGCGAGATCCTCCCCGTCTTCAGCCGCAAACCGATGTTCGGCTACGTGTCCCTCATCGGGGCCACGATCGCCATCACCGGCCTGTCCGCCACCGTGTGGGCGCACCACATGTTCGCGACGGGCGCCGTCCTGCTTCCCTTCTTCGCCCTGCTGTCCTTCCTGATCGCCGTGCCGACCGGGGTGAAGTTCTTCAACTGGATCGGGACGATGTGGAAGGGCTCGCTCTCCTTCGAGACGCCGATGCTGTGGTCCATCGGCTTCCTCGTCACCTTCCTCCTGGGCGGTCTGACGGGCGTGCTGGTGGCCTCACCGCCCCTGGACTTCCATCTGACGGACAGCTACTTCGTCGTCGCGCACCTGCACTACGTCCTGTTCGGCACGATCGTCTTCGCCACCTTCGCCGGTTTCTACTTCTGGTGGCCGAAGCTCACGGGCAGGATGCTGGACGAGCGGCTCGGCCGCATCCACTTCTGGACGCTGTTCATCGGCTTCCAGACCACCTTCCTGGTGCAGCACTGGCTGGGCGAGGCGGGCATGCCGCGCCGGTACGCGAACTACCTGGAGAGCGACGGCTTCACGCTGCTCAACACTGTCTCCACCATCGGCTCCTTCCTGCTGGGCCTGTCCACGCTGCCCTTCCTCTACAACGTCTGGAAGACCCGCCGGCACGGCGTGCGGGTCACCGTCGACGATCCCTGGGGCTGGGGCCGCTCCCTGGAGTGGGCGACGAGCTGCCCGCCGCCCCGGCACAACTTCCACACGCTGCCCCGGATCCGCTCGGAATCCCCGGCCTTCGACCTGCACCACCCGGAGGTGCCGCGTGAAGGGTGA
- a CDS encoding phosphoribosyltransferase family protein: MLFTHRTDAGERLAEALRHLQGEDPVVLGLPRGGVPVAFQVARALGAPLDVIVVRKLGVPYHRELGFGAIGEGGVRVISEDIVRSSRVKQADLAAVEHAEEAELARQARRFRGDRPRAALDGRTVIVVDDGIATGATAAAACEVVRAQGAARVVLAVPVAPPDAVAWLRGEADEVVCLSTPRAFRAVGEWYQDFSQTPDEEVVSLLAQAAAGPTPGSAPGPAPGSAAAARSGPVEVDAGGLVLAGDLALPEGAGAVVMFAHGSGSSRRSPRNRAVAADLNGARLGTLLFDLLTPAEEADRANVFAIEPLAGRLADATRWLRRRVPLPIGYFGASTGAAAALWAAADADADIGAVVSRGGRPDLAGPRLAGVRAPTLLIVGARDTTVLDLNRAAQRELRCENRLEIVPGATHLFEEPGALDEVAALARDWFAGHLAR; this comes from the coding sequence GTGCTGTTCACCCATCGCACGGACGCCGGAGAGCGTCTCGCCGAAGCGCTCCGTCACCTGCAGGGGGAGGATCCCGTCGTCCTGGGCCTGCCCCGCGGCGGCGTTCCGGTGGCCTTCCAGGTCGCGCGGGCCCTGGGCGCCCCGCTGGATGTGATCGTGGTCCGCAAGCTCGGCGTCCCGTACCACCGGGAGCTGGGGTTCGGCGCCATCGGCGAGGGCGGCGTACGGGTCATCAGCGAGGACATCGTCCGCAGCAGCCGCGTCAAGCAGGCGGACCTCGCGGCGGTCGAGCACGCCGAGGAGGCCGAGCTGGCCCGGCAGGCCCGGCGCTTCCGCGGCGACCGGCCGCGGGCGGCCCTCGACGGCCGGACCGTGATCGTGGTGGACGACGGGATCGCGACCGGGGCCACGGCCGCGGCCGCGTGCGAAGTCGTACGGGCGCAGGGCGCGGCGCGCGTGGTACTGGCCGTGCCGGTGGCGCCGCCGGACGCGGTCGCCTGGCTGCGCGGGGAGGCCGACGAGGTGGTGTGCCTCTCCACTCCGCGCGCCTTCCGCGCCGTCGGCGAGTGGTACCAGGACTTCTCCCAGACCCCCGACGAGGAGGTCGTCTCCCTGCTGGCACAGGCGGCCGCGGGACCCACGCCCGGTTCCGCGCCCGGTCCCGCGCCCGGTTCCGCAGCCGCCGCCCGGTCCGGCCCGGTCGAGGTGGACGCCGGCGGCCTCGTGCTGGCCGGGGACCTCGCCCTGCCCGAGGGCGCCGGGGCCGTCGTGATGTTCGCGCACGGCTCGGGCAGCAGCCGCCGCAGCCCGCGCAACCGCGCCGTGGCCGCGGACCTGAACGGGGCGCGCCTCGGCACCCTGCTCTTCGACCTGCTCACCCCCGCCGAGGAGGCCGACCGGGCCAACGTCTTCGCCATCGAACCCCTGGCCGGCCGGCTCGCGGACGCCACCCGCTGGCTGCGGCGCCGGGTGCCCCTCCCCATCGGCTACTTCGGGGCGAGCACCGGAGCCGCGGCGGCGCTGTGGGCCGCCGCGGACGCCGACGCCGACATCGGCGCCGTGGTCTCCCGCGGCGGCCGGCCCGACCTCGCCGGCCCGCGGCTCGCCGGCGTACGGGCGCCCACGCTGCTGATCGTGGGGGCCCGGGACACGACGGTGCTCGACCTCAACCGCGCGGCCCAGCGCGAACTGCGCTGCGAGAACCGGCTGGAGATCGTCCCGGGGGCCACCCACCTCTTCGAGGAGCCGGGAGCCCTTGACGAGGTGGCCGCCCTGGCCCGGGACTGGTTCGCCGGGCACCTCGCGCGGTAG
- a CDS encoding isoamylase early set domain-containing protein has protein sequence MLERKRLKGGKDHTEITFLLPADTPPGPVSVVGDFNDWRPGAHELRPRKDGTRAVTVALPNDNTHAFRYLAAGDYWFNDEGADALEGPNSLLRT, from the coding sequence GTGCTCGAACGAAAGCGCCTCAAGGGCGGCAAGGACCACACGGAGATCACCTTCCTCCTGCCCGCGGACACCCCGCCCGGGCCGGTCAGCGTCGTGGGTGACTTCAACGACTGGCGGCCGGGTGCCCACGAGCTGCGCCCGCGCAAGGACGGCACCCGGGCGGTCACCGTCGCCCTGCCCAACGACAACACGCACGCCTTCCGCTACCTGGCGGCGGGCGACTACTGGTTCAACGACGAGGGCGCCGACGCGCTCGAAGGCCCCAACAGCCTCCTCCGTACCTGA
- a CDS encoding ABC transporter permease has translation MTTLTASASTSAAAEANKPSFGRLMLSEWTKIRSVRSTVWSLAILIVVTLIFTALFMQMGVANWDKSDPGQQAEMRLDPTGTILGSGILLSQLAVCVLGVMVIASEYSTGMIRASLLAVPKRVPVLLAKAAVFGLLVLAVGELTAFGSFFIGAPILGDKAPVAIGDPGVFQAVAGTGLYLSLVGLFALAVGAIIRHTAASITGVIGFVLVLTPMAALLPGKVGTYVYAYLPTQAGFMITQQQTRVGDVLGPWQGIGVLALWTAALLAVAAVLLRRRDA, from the coding sequence GTGACCACCCTGACCGCCTCCGCCTCCACGTCCGCCGCCGCCGAGGCGAACAAGCCGAGCTTCGGGCGGCTGATGCTCTCGGAGTGGACCAAGATCCGTTCCGTCCGCTCCACCGTCTGGTCCCTCGCCATCCTGATCGTGGTCACCCTGATCTTCACCGCGCTGTTCATGCAGATGGGCGTCGCGAACTGGGACAAGAGCGACCCGGGGCAGCAGGCCGAGATGCGCCTCGACCCGACCGGCACCATCCTCGGCAGCGGCATCCTGCTCAGCCAGCTCGCCGTCTGCGTGCTGGGCGTGATGGTCATCGCCTCCGAGTACTCCACCGGCATGATCCGGGCGAGCCTGCTCGCCGTGCCCAAGCGGGTGCCGGTGCTGCTGGCCAAGGCCGCGGTCTTCGGGCTGCTGGTCCTGGCCGTGGGCGAACTGACCGCGTTCGGCTCGTTCTTCATCGGCGCGCCGATCCTCGGCGACAAGGCCCCGGTCGCGATCGGCGACCCGGGCGTGTTCCAGGCCGTCGCCGGCACCGGCCTCTACCTGTCGCTGGTGGGCCTGTTCGCGCTCGCCGTCGGCGCCATCATCCGCCACACGGCGGCGAGCATCACCGGCGTCATCGGCTTCGTCCTGGTGCTCACGCCGATGGCGGCCCTGCTGCCGGGCAAGGTGGGCACGTACGTCTACGCGTACCTCCCCACGCAGGCCGGATTCATGATCACCCAGCAGCAGACCCGCGTGGGCGACGTGCTGGGGCCGTGGCAGGGCATCGGGGTGCTCGCGCTCTGGACGGCCGCCCTGCTGGCCGTCGCGGCGGTGCTGCTGCGACGCAGGGACGCCTGA
- a CDS encoding AraC family transcriptional regulator produces MDTAVERAIECIRERYGEPLTLTEIAESALLSRFYFARLFKEETGLTPGRFLAAIRIYHAKRLIETTSMSITEISYAVGYNSLGSFTNSFTASVGVSPSRYRRLARDGVGGLPGPEPGPWPGSGMVAGTISLPEGHGNARVFLGAFRTPIVQHPSVASIVVDVPSGRPSCYSLKDIPEGSWHLLAVAVADGIGPDRRARRTSLVGGHGAMTVTVADDSVMSVAVRLRPCRPADPPILLALPELDPPATVMTHPGCASVNPAPEPAGRRQAAGHLRVASAAPVPSGP; encoded by the coding sequence ATGGATACTGCAGTAGAAAGGGCGATCGAGTGCATTCGGGAGCGGTACGGCGAGCCGCTGACCCTCACGGAGATCGCCGAAAGTGCCCTGCTCAGCCGCTTCTATTTCGCACGGCTCTTCAAAGAGGAGACCGGGCTCACCCCCGGCAGGTTCCTGGCCGCCATCCGCATTTACCACGCCAAGCGGTTGATCGAGACGACCTCGATGAGCATCACCGAGATCTCCTACGCGGTCGGGTACAACAGCCTGGGTTCCTTCACCAACTCCTTCACGGCCAGTGTCGGAGTGTCTCCCAGCCGCTACCGCCGGCTGGCACGCGACGGGGTGGGCGGCCTGCCGGGACCGGAGCCGGGACCGTGGCCGGGATCCGGCATGGTCGCGGGGACGATCAGTCTGCCGGAGGGCCACGGGAACGCCCGCGTGTTCCTGGGAGCCTTCCGCACGCCCATCGTCCAGCATCCGTCCGTCGCCTCGATCGTCGTCGACGTGCCGAGCGGCCGTCCGTCCTGCTACTCCCTGAAGGACATCCCCGAAGGGAGCTGGCACCTGCTCGCGGTGGCGGTGGCCGACGGCATCGGGCCCGACCGGCGGGCCCGGCGGACTTCACTGGTCGGGGGACACGGTGCGATGACCGTGACCGTGGCCGACGACAGCGTCATGAGCGTGGCCGTGCGGCTGCGTCCGTGCCGGCCGGCGGACCCGCCGATCCTGCTCGCGCTGCCCGAACTCGACCCCCCGGCCACCGTCATGACCCACCCCGGCTGCGCCTCCGTCAATCCGGCTCCGGAGCCCGCCGGACGGCGCCAGGCCGCGGGCCACCTCCGGGTGGCGTCCGCGGCACCGGTGCCGTCCGGGCCGTGA